The genomic window agttttggcaagtcggttaggacatctactttgtgtatgacacaagtaatttttccaacaattatttacataaattatttcacttataattaattcactgtatcacaattacagtgggtcagaagataacacacactacgttgactgtgcctttaaacagcttggaaaattccagaaaatggtgtcatggctttagaagcttctgataggcttattgacatcatttgagtcaattggaggtgtgcttgtggatgtatttcaaggcctaccttcaaactcagtgccactttgcttgacgttatgggaaaatcaaatgaaatcagccaagacctcaggaacaaattgcagacctccacaactctgattcatccttgagagcaattttcaaacgcctgaaggtaccacgttcatctgtacaaacaatatcaCGCAAGTttcaacaccatgggaccatgcagccgtcataccgctcaggaaggagacgcgttctgtctcctagagattaacataacTTGGTGTGGAAAGTGCAaagcaatcccagaacaacagcaaagaaccttttgaagatgctggaggaaaccggtaaagtatctatatccacagtaaaaacgagtcctatatcgacataacctacccgcccgtccaacatctggtctggttagactgtaaactctccttctagactcacatcaaacatctccaatccaaagttaaatctagaattggcttccaatttcacaacaaagcatccttcactcatgctgccaaacttacccttgtaaaactgaccatcctaccgatcctcgacttcagcgatgtcatttacaaaatagcctccaataccctacacaataaattggatgcagtctatcacagtgccatccgttttgtcaccaaagccccatatactaccctaCCACTGCGACttgcccttgcttcatactcgtcgccaaacccactggctccaggtcttctacaagaccctgctaggtaaagtccccccttatctcagctcgctggtcaccatagcagcacccacctttagcacgcgctccagcaggtatatctctctgatcatccccaaaaccaattcttcctttggccgcctctccttccagttctctgctgccaatgactggaacgaactacaataatctctgaaactggaaacaccctcactagctttaagcaccagctgtcagagcagctcacagattactgcacttgtacatagcccatctataatttatccCAAACAGCTACCTCTTCccttactgtatttattttgctcctttgcaccccattgtttctatctctactttgcacattcttccactgcatatctaccattccagtgttttacttgctatattgtatttacttctccaccatggcctttttcttttgcctttacctcccttatctcacctcatttgctcactttgtttatatacttatttttctactgtattattaactgtgtgtttgttttactccatgtgtaaactctgtgttgttgtatgtgtcgaactgttttgctttatctttgccgggtggcaattgtaaatgagaacttgttctcaacttgcctacctggttaaataaaggtgaaataaaaaaataacccggaaggctgctcagcaaggaagacgccactgctccaaaaccgccatgaaaaagccagactatggttttcaactgcacaaggggacaaagatcatactttttggagaaatgtcctctggtttgatgaatcAAACAACCTGTGTTGCTAGGCAGGGCGGGAAAGGGTCgaaaacatggtttccatgtggggTGGACGGAAACATGTTGAGCTGGGGGGGAATGGCATTAGAGGTCTTCACAGATAAAAACCTGTACCCGAATATCCCAGACCCGATCTGGGGCCCAGAACTCTAAATAATATCACAGTTCGGCGTCGGATCTGATTGATTGTCACGGGTCTGTGTAATTTTAACTGAACTGTCTGGAAGGGCCTGTACAGAACCAAATGGGACTGCTgcagtagagcgagagagatttcatAATTTATGCTGCTGCTCTTGCTTTTCATGAGTGTagctggttgttgttgttggccaATCATAAGTCCTCAAAGCAGATATTGGCTACAGTTGTTGGGCCTCGCAAGAATTGGGAGATATCTAATCAATGGAAGATGAAATTAAAAGTTAGAGAAGGACAGGCTACAATGaccaagagccaacaggtagGTTTCTACTTAATATTCTGAATGGAGTCATTTGTAACAGTAGAATTAGAACGCATGCACTGCAGTctcaattagcctagctagcttcTCCTGGTTGGATGCAGTCAAGACAGGTACTACGTAGTCTTTTTTGATAATAAATAACCTAGctatggcaggtagcctagtggttaagagcgctgggctagtaaccgaaaggttgctggttcaaatcccgagcCAAAATCAGTCTGTGCCCTTAACACTTTAATTGCTCCAGGATCGTCGTCAATAATGGCGGATCCCTGGCTGTGACCTGCAACAAATAAATATCCAATTCACATGTGTGTAAATACACCCTTGTAAATGTCTCTATATTTGAAACATGTATTGATGCATATTTGGTCCGAGTGGGGAAAGTCCCAGGTCCAGTTCATAACATTTTGGACCCATGAAGATGTCTAAATGGGATGATGAGTTGGTGGTGTACCTCTTATGTTACTCTTACTCTCTTCTTTACACCAATTTTATTATTACAAAATCTGTGTGATCAATATAATATTTTCTGTTTTTGCCTACAGATACATGTTGTATAAACTGTGTAAATGTAAATTAATATTGTATCCTCCCCCCTCCAAAAAAAGACAAAGCAAATACAaacttggtaaaaaaaaaaatgtacttccCTACGACATTGTTATCCAATTCTACTCATGTACCGTTAATAACCTCTCTTGTCAGTCTGCAGATGCAGAGTCTGCAGATGCAGAGGCTGCAAGTCCTGGGGTGAAGCAGGAGAAGACTGAAGCAGAGGAGGAACCATGGCACAGCAGAGACATCCAGACTGGAGCTCACCCTGTAGCCATGGAGTACCCCACCACTGCCACAGTGCTACCCATGACCAGACGCAGCATCACGGAGGTCAGTGGAACGCCGAACGCCGTCCTCAAGTCAGAGACGTACACCAAGACTATAACAGGGCTGGGCTGTCCTGCTCCCCGCTCAGAATATTTCCATTACGGTAACCCGAGGACTGTTCTGTCCCATCAGAACTTGggtgacacgttacagactggcAATGATCCGTCCTGTTCATACACTACAGAGATACCTGGTGACATGCCAGTCGGCTTAGAGACACAGACTAATCCAATGAGAGGGGCCTGGAAccggtacagtagtagtgtacaCTCTGAAGGGTGCCTAGATAAGAAAGGAGAGGGTCTGGTCATAGATGAGATGACTGTGAAAGTGGAGGGCGAGGCTCCTCTGACATGGAATGCAGACGAGACTCACTTCAGAGAAGGACACTCGCAGGGCAACTCCAGTGATTTCTTAGACTACAGGGAAAGCTTAGAGACAAATCTAAATGTCCCGACCCACTCCCCTTTACACCCAGTGTCCATGTCGATGGCACCTTCCGATTCACAAGGCTGCATCCTTTTCGatcaggtattgaactcaaaCGACCAAAGGGCCAAGCCGTGGGGAGAGGTAGCAACAACGGGCGGTAAAGATAAGCAGTTCTtctgcatgttctgtaacaaaggcttTAGCTGCCCACAgaaggtggagatccaccagagagtccacacaggggtgaaacccttcatctgtacccagtgtcacatgcgCTTCGCCCATGCTGGCAACTTGAAGAGGCACCAGCGGTTCCACACAGGTGTAAAACCCTTCAAAtgtacccagtgtcacatgcgCTTCACCCAGGCTGGTGACCTGAAGAGGCACGAGagagtccacacaggggagaaaccctacaggtgtccccagtgtgagaagaggttctcccgTCAGGATCAGctgaagatgcacctgaaggtccacacggGAGAGAAGCCATTTGCCTGTACTCACTGTGGGAAGAGGTTTTCAGAGAGGACCTACCTCAGGATGCACCAGCAGAAACACCATTCCACTCTATAACATAGAAAGTAACCATTCTATTCAATAGCTTCTGACGTTTAGATCAAACTCTGCATTAAAGACTAAGATGAATGTTCATTGTTGTCAGCAGAAAAGATCAACAGATACATCTGAGCATAAGAGAGTAACAGATTTCTGTGTTGAATATTCCTGGGTAGATTATTGCATCCAGACATTGTGTGATAAGGCATAAATAAGTCTACAAAAGTCTGTAACATAgtgtttgtactgtgtaggcTATATGATGTTCACACATTTTCCCAAGACACTTAATGCAGATTTGTAGTTGAGATATGTGTATGTCTGGTTTTCATATGGTGTATAAACACAAAATGGGAATGTTCATTTTAAGGCTTTCATTGAGACTCTCTTTAGTACACATCACATCTGATCTCACGCTTTCGAACCAATATACACTTACTAAATATACCTACACCTACCCACACACTAACACCTACTGTACACGTTAAAATAGTTGTCAGGTTTGTCTAACTTTTGACTTACCATAGCTGAATCATATTTATGTCCACCACAATGGGTTTAACAACAATGAAGTCATTCTGTAACTACAGTATAGGACTCAAACATAGTGGGGATGGGCAAACACTCCCTTTTGAAAGTGTGATTTGTCTGTGTATGTACCTGAGGGAGTGCATGTCTGTGTAATCTGTAtcacctgtctcttccaggaggaggagggtcaggaggtgctgctggtgaatgaggaggggtgtgaggagggtctGGGGAACCCTGAGAGGACCATGGTCATGGAGGACAACCAGACTACACCTCCTCCTGAACCCACAGAGGAACCAACTGAGCAGCACAAgaccacacacagtctcactgagGTGAGCCCACTAAACTACTGTCTGAATGGTATTATTTCAGGGCCTGTATCTACaaagcctctcagagtaggagtactgttcttggatcagttttgccttttagataaTCACGAATAAGACTATGTAGACCGGTGGGGACCTGGTCCTCAatcagcactcttactctgaATCGCTTTGTGGATACAGAACCAGGACTTGATTAATTTTGTCTTCAATTAAATGGGTTTCTTATTGCATGTTCAACTCTAATGATGGTTTTATCACAACAAATGTAGCGTTA from Oncorhynchus masou masou isolate Uvic2021 chromosome 20, UVic_Omas_1.1, whole genome shotgun sequence includes these protein-coding regions:
- the LOC135506877 gene encoding zinc finger protein 79-like isoform X3, which encodes MKRTGHNTWREDQPITVDEGSGTSTQQVIVIESADAESADAEAASPGVKQEKTEAEEEPWHSRDIQTGAHPVAMEYPTTATVLPMTRRSITEVSGTPNAVLKSETYTKTITGLGCPAPRSEYFHYGNPRTVLSHQNLGDTLQTGNDPSCSYTTEIPGDMPVGLETQTNPMRGAWNRYSSSVHSEGCLDKKGEGLVIDEMTVKVEGEAPLTWNADETHFREGHSQGNSSDFLDYRESLETNLNVPTHSPLHPVSMSMAPSDSQGCILFDQVLNSNDQRAKPWGEVATTGGKDKQFFCMFCNKGFSCPQKVEIHQRVHTGVKPFICTQCHMRFAHAGNLKRHQRFHTGVKPFKCTQCHMRFTQAGDLKRHERVHTGEKPYRCPQCEKRFSRQDQLKMHLKVHTGEKPFACTHCGKRFSERTYLRMHQQKHHSTL
- the LOC135506877 gene encoding zinc finger protein 347-like isoform X1, with the translated sequence MANVNSMVFHTQIASIMEVLANAAVAEICKVVDDEYTVFRLEITQSQKENRALRRKLQLLELKVSRERGLASPSSVKILDRYRGVERGEEHLTAGHRSFMKRTGHNTWREDQPITVDEGSGTSTQQVIVIESADAESADAEAASPGVKQEKTEAEEEPWHSRDIQTGAHPVAMEYPTTATVLPMTRRSITEVSGTPNAVLKSETYTKTITGLGCPAPRSEYFHYGNPRTVLSHQNLGDTLQTGNDPSCSYTTEIPGDMPVGLETQTNPMRGAWNRYSSSVHSEGCLDKKGEGLVIDEMTVKVEGEAPLTWNADETHFREGHSQGNSSDFLDYRESLETNLNVPTHSPLHPVSMSMAPSDSQGCILFDQVLNSNDQRAKPWGEVATTGGKDKQFFCMFCNKGFSCPQKVEIHQRVHTGVKPFICTQCHMRFAHAGNLKRHQRFHTGVKPFKCTQCHMRFTQAGDLKRHERVHTGEKPYRCPQCEKRFSRQDQLKMHLKVHTGEKPFACTHCGKRFSERTYLRMHQQKHHSTL
- the LOC135506877 gene encoding zinc finger protein 79-like isoform X2, which codes for MCYPELSLGEEHLTAGHRSFMKRTGHNTWREDQPITVDEGSGTSTQQVIVIESADAESADAEAASPGVKQEKTEAEEEPWHSRDIQTGAHPVAMEYPTTATVLPMTRRSITEVSGTPNAVLKSETYTKTITGLGCPAPRSEYFHYGNPRTVLSHQNLGDTLQTGNDPSCSYTTEIPGDMPVGLETQTNPMRGAWNRYSSSVHSEGCLDKKGEGLVIDEMTVKVEGEAPLTWNADETHFREGHSQGNSSDFLDYRESLETNLNVPTHSPLHPVSMSMAPSDSQGCILFDQVLNSNDQRAKPWGEVATTGGKDKQFFCMFCNKGFSCPQKVEIHQRVHTGVKPFICTQCHMRFAHAGNLKRHQRFHTGVKPFKCTQCHMRFTQAGDLKRHERVHTGEKPYRCPQCEKRFSRQDQLKMHLKVHTGEKPFACTHCGKRFSERTYLRMHQQKHHSTL